The following proteins are encoded in a genomic region of Pyrus communis chromosome 11, drPyrComm1.1, whole genome shotgun sequence:
- the LOC137749184 gene encoding uncharacterized protein, whose amino-acid sequence MAVASSSRTRSDMYKHRKSQSFFSSSSSGFASSTSSSFSSGSSTFFARSTSPTRISMYAHSPSPPPSSSSSVRFANRPGSPGRSISVKNQLPNRKNNDNNSDAGKRTCLCSPTTHPGSFRCALHKNSPRGGAAHQSHCGGQISSYHSSISLNYRRSAMKNSLVRIGGVEGDLVKRALSALIKPSSHSQRRRVDFQPKPSRLSVMSKASDDDV is encoded by the coding sequence ATGGCCGTGGCTTCGTCATCGAGAACAAGATCCGACATGTACAAGCATCGCAAATCGCAGTCgttcttttcctcttcttcgtcgGGCTTCGCGTCGTCCACCTCCTCGAGCTTCTCCTCCGGGTCGTCGACCTTCTTCGCGCGCTCCACCTCCCCGACGCGCATCTCCATGTACGCCCACTCTCCTTCCCCGCcgccgtcgtcgtcgtcgtccgTACGATTCGCGAACCGCCCCGGCTCTCCCGGCCGTTCGATTTCCGTGAAGAATCAGTTACCCAACCGCAAGAACAATGACAACAACAGCGACGCCGGCAAGAGAACGTGCCTGTGTTCCCCTACGACGCACCCTGGCTCGTTCCGGTGCGCCCTCCACAAGAACTCGCCACGTGGCGGCGCCGCTCACCAATCGCATTGTGGCGGCCAAATTTCGTCGTACCACTCGAGTATCAGCCTTAACTACAGAAGGTCGGCGATGAAAAATTCGCTGGTGAGAATCGGAGGAGTGGAAGGCGATTTAGTGAAGAGGGCTTTGTCGGCTCTGATCAAGCCGTCGTCGCACAGCCAGCGCCGCCGGGTGGATTTTCAGCCCAAGCCAAGCCGGCTCTCCGTAATGTCCAAAGCTTCCGACGACGACGTTTAA
- the LOC137708132 gene encoding protein NUCLEAR FUSION DEFECTIVE 4 gives MPSPSLKAGSRPPWVGLGAAVWVQIASGSSYNFPLYSPLLKSVMGLSQQQLTILGVASDIGESFGFLPGIACNRFPPWAVLLVGCVLCFLGYGVIWLVVSGTIGSFPFVVLWITLLIAANSNAWFGTAVLVTNMRNFPLSRGTVAGILKGYIGLSAAVYTVLYSTVLQDSALNLLLFLALGIPVLCLALMYFIRPCTPASGEDSSEHVHFLFTIAVSVLLAIYLLTVTLVEQLVSLSNAISYILVAIMVILLLAPLAIPVKMTLFPSRARAESSDRLASEEGNATQGDPLLTPSSSATHLGSFLEAEYASDIETLIAIGEGAVKKKRRPKRGEDFKFQEAFIKADFWLLWFLYFLGVGSGITVLNNLSQIGIALGASDTTILLSLFSFCNFVGRLGSGAVSEYFLRTKTVPRTVWMACAHVVMLISYVLYALGISGTLYVATALFGICYGAQYSLMVPTASELFGLKNFAVIYSFMGLGNPIGAVLFSVFLAGDVYDAEAAKQGGTTCVGSACFGLTFIVLASACGLGFILSVILTIRVRPVYQMLYAGGSFRLPSSH, from the exons ATGCCGAGCCCAAGTCTGAAAGCAGGAAGCCGGCCGCCGTGGGTGGGGTTGGGAGCGGCGGTTTGGGTCCAAATTGCTTCCGGAAGCTCCTACAACTTCCCGCTCTATTCCCCGCTGCTGAAATCGGTGATGGGTTTGAGTCAGCAGCAGCTCACCATTCTCGGAGTGGCCAGTGACATTGGAGAGAGTTTCGGTTTCCTCCCTGGGATCGCCTGCAACAGGTTTCCTCCGTGGGCTGTGCTTTTGGTTGGTTGTGTGCTCTGTTTCTTGGGCTATGGCGTTATCTGGCTTGTTGTCAGCGGAACTATTGGCAGCTTCCCTTTTGTGGTG TTATGGATCACACTTTTAATTGCGGCAAATAGCAATGCTTGGTTCGGCACAGCTGTGCTTGTAACCAACATGAGGAACTTCCCTCTCAGTAGAGGCACTGTGGCTGGCATTCTCAAAGGTTATATCGGGCTTAGTGCTGCTGTTTATACAGTATTATACAGTACGGTGCTTCAGGATTCGGCTTTGAATCTAttgttgtttcttgctcttgGGATTCCAGTTTTGTGTTTAGCCTTGATGTACTTTATCCGGCCATGTACTCCAGCTTCTGGAGAAGATTCTTCGGAGCATGTCCATTTTCTCTTCACCATAGCTGTCAGTGTTTTGCTAGCTATTTATCTTCTCACTGTCACATTAGTAGAGCAGTTGGTATCTCTTAGCAATGCTATTTCCTACATTTTGGTTGCTATAATGGTTATTCTTCTACTTGCTCCCCTCGCAATTCCTGTGAAAATGACACTATTTCCTTCAAGGGCACGAGCTGAATCTTCAGACCGTCTTGCTTCGGAAGAAGGCAATGCGACCCAAGGGGATCCTTTGTTGACACCATCCTCATCAGCTACACATCTTGGCAGTTTTCTTGAGGCTGAGTATGCTTCAGATATCGAAACACTTATTGCAATTGGGGAAGGGGcagtgaagaagaaaaggagaccTAAGAGGGGAGAGGATTTTAAGTTTCAAGAAGCTTTTATAAAGGCTGATTTCTGGCTTCTTTGGTTTCTATATTTTCTTGGGGTTGGTTCTGGAATAACAGTACTCAATAATTTGAGCCAGATTGGGATTGCATTAGGCGCTAGTGATACGACAATACTGTTGTCTCTCTTCAGCTTTTGCAATTTTGTGGGTCGTCTGGGTTCTGGTGCTGTTTCTGAATACTTTCTCAG GACAAAAACAGTTCCTCGCACAGTGTGGATGGCATGTGCGCATGTAGTTATGCTCATATCGTATGTTTTATATGCACTAGGTATCAGTGGTACTCTCTATGTTGCAACTGCTCTGTTTGGTATCTGCTATGGGGCTCAGTATTCATTGATGGTTCCAACAGCCTCCGAACTTTTCGGCTTGAAAAATTTTGCTGTAATTTACAGCTTCATGGGACTTGGGAATCCTATCGGTGCGGTACTTTTCTCCGTTTTTCTTGCTGGTGATGTGTATGATGCTGAAGCTGCCAAGCAAGGAGGGACTACATGCGTAGGTTCTGCTTGCTTTGGGCTCACATTTATAGTTTTAGCCAGCGCCTGTGGACTAGGCTTCATCTTGAGTGTAATTTTGACAATTAGAGTACGACCAGTTTACCAAATGCTTTATGCTGGGGGTTCCTTCCGTCTGCCTTCGAGCCACTAA
- the LOC137708679 gene encoding uncharacterized protein, with product MDWFSWLSKTGLEPSLVYEYGLAFAHNELEEEDIMYFNHEFLQSMGISIAKHRLEILKLARKAKGMNTPRPMRKLLVAIKRTKRCLSEYIRTWIHRDQDSTALALVTRPSNYRTRFRGAMLKRNKKLITAKQGSQLLLTNGSPLVVSAGPHHVDSFSSPVVYDLRKEEKTMDGDEANDDGYWCTGVEEIRWDTMFQDLKPT from the coding sequence ATGGATTGGTTCTCATGGCTGTCAAAAACCGGCCTAGAGCCGTCGCTTGTGTACGAGTACGGCCTCGCTTTTGCTCACAATGAGCTAGAAGAAGAGGACATAATGTACTTCAACCATGAGTTTCTTCAAAGCATGGGAATTTCCATAGCCAAACACAGGCTAGAGATCCTCAAGCTTGCAAGAAAAGCAAAGGGCATGAACACTCCGCGTCCGATGCGAAAGCTTTTGGTGGCAATCAAGAGGACTAAGAGGTGTTTATCCGAGTACATACGCACGTGGATTCACCGGGATCAGGACTCAACGGCGCTGGCGCTCGTGACAAGGCCAAGCAATTACAGGACAAGGTTTAGAGGAGCCATGCTGAAGAGGAACAAGAAGTTGATCACGGCCAAGCAAGGCAGCCAGTTACTGCTCACAAATGGGAGTCCTCTGGTGGTTTCCGCCGGACCCCATCATGTCGACAGCTTTTCGAGTCCGGTGGTGTATGATTTACGGAAGGAGGAAAAGACGATGGATGGTGATGAAGCAAATGATGATGGTTATTGGTGTACTGGAGTTGAAGAGATCAGGTGGGATACTATGTTCCAGGACTTGAAACctacttga